A section of the Drosophila subobscura isolate 14011-0131.10 chromosome A, UCBerk_Dsub_1.0, whole genome shotgun sequence genome encodes:
- the LOC117903208 gene encoding pupal cuticle protein Edg-91 has translation MSQTRLSRWQSGSSIVFCLLLAGLAAVHGQSGTWNNGNGGVGAWSNAQTGGAGMHPPGSLSGQDPQYSYGYAGVDSRGTYGGAGGNGGYYVSGTDEHGRPFSYNGQGNQPLPGQPGYNMDSNGRYPGSYGYRGGAAATASGTLGVALTLALGAALLARSS, from the exons ATGTCTCAAACGCGTCTCAGTCGGTggcaaagcggcagcagcattgtGTTCTGCCTGCTGTTGGCCGGGCTCGCAGCGG TGCACGGCCAATCGGGCACTTGgaacaatggcaatggcggcGTGGGCGCCTGGTCGAACGCCCAAACGGGCGGCGCTGGCATGCATCCGCCGGGCAGTCTGAGCGGCCAGGATCCGCAGTACAGCTATGGCTATGCGGGCGTTGATTCACGCGGCACGTACGGCGGCGCGGGTGGCAACGGGGGCTACTATGTGAGCGGCACGGATGAGCACGGCAGGCCCTTCTCCTACAATGGGCAGGGCAATCAGCCACTGCCCGGACAGCCGGGCTACAACATGGACAGCAACGGCAGGTATCCCGGCAGCTATGGCTACAggggcggagcagcagccaccgcaaGCGGCACACTGGGCGTGGCACTGACCCTGGCCCTTGGCGCCGCACTGCTGGCCAGGAGCTCTTGA
- the LOC117903187 gene encoding neprilysin-3 isoform X1 yields MWLTDCRTMTRYKQTEFTEDDSSSIGGIQLNEGTGHTGMQIRYHTARATWNWRSRSKTEKWLLIATFAMTMTIFTLLIILFADSNGDKTKHILHVQPHKKDCPSGSELPCLNKHCIFASSEILKSIDVTVDPCDDFYGYACNQWIKNNPIPEGKSTWGTFGKLEQMNQLIIRNVLEKPAASFKSEAEKKAKVYYESCLDADEHMEKLGAKPMNDLLRQIGGWNVTSSGYNVSNWTMGNTLKILHNKYNFNCLFGWAIGEDDKNSSRHVIQIDQGGLTLPTADYYNNKTDNHRKVLNEYIEYMTKVCVLLGANETDARVQMLGIINFEKKLANITIPLEDRRNEEAMYHPMKLRKLAKLAPFLNWTDHFDNALQMVNRRVTDDEVVVVYAPEFLKNLSDIIMKMQQTDEGKITLNNYLIWQAVRTLTSCLSKPFRDAYKGVRKALMGSDGGEEIWRYCVSDTNNVVGFAVGAIFVRQAFHGESKPAAEQMIVEIREAFKHNMQNLTWVDKQTREKAIEKADQISDMIGFPDYILDPADLDKKYADLSITANAYFENNLQVAIYNLRSNLKRLDQPVNKTNWGMTPQTVNAYYTPTKNQIVFPAGILQTPFFDINNPKSLNFGAMGVVMGHELTHAFDDQGREYDKFGNINRWWDAKSIERFTEKSECIARQYSSYKMNGRNLNGKQTLGENIADNGGLKAAYHAYQHTKSEKEADILKLPGLNLTHSQLFFVSFAQVWCSSTTEETNLLQMEKDPHSPSQFRVIGTLSNMKEFAEVFQCKPGKRMNPSSKCEVW; encoded by the exons atgtggCTTACCGATTGCCGAACG ATGACACGCTATAAACAGACAGAATTTACAGAAGATGATTCAAGTTCAATTGGCGGCATTCAACTGAACGAAGGCACAGGCCACACTGGCATGCAAATACGCTATCACACAGCGCGG GCCACTTGGAACTGGCGCTCAAGGAGCAAGACCGAAAAATGGCTGCTCATCGCCACATttgcgatgacgatgacaatcTTTACGCTGCTGATCATACTCTTTGCGGACAGCAACGGCGACAAGACGAAGCACATACTACACGTGCAGCCGCACAAGAAGG ATTGCCCATCGGGCAGCGAGCTGCCGTGCCTGAACAAGCACTGTATATTTGCCTCGAGCGAGATCCTCAAGTCAATCGATGTAACAGTCGATCCATGCGACGACTTCTACGGATATGCATG CAACCAATGGATCAAGAACAATCCAATTCCCGAGGGTAAATCCACATGGGGCACATTTGGCAAGCTGGAGCAAATGAATCAGCTGATCATACGCAATGTGCTGGAGAAGCCCGCAGCCAGCTTCAAGTCGGAGGCCGAGAAGAAGGCCAAAGTGTACTACGAGTCCTGCCTGGATGCCGACGAGCATATGGAGAAGCTCGGTGCCAAGCCCATGAACGATTTGCTGCGCCAGATCGGTGGCTGGAATGTGACCAGCAGCGGCTACAACGTCTCCAACTGGACCATGGGCAACACACTCAAAATATTGCACAACAA ATACAACTTTAATTGCCTGTTTGGCTGGGCGATCGGGGAGGATGACAAGAACTCGTCGCGCCACGTCATCCAAATCGATCAGGGAGGCCTGACCCTGCCCACGGCGGACTACTACAACAACAAGACGGACAACCATCGCAAAGTGCTCAACGAATACATCGAGTACATGACCAAGGTGTGCGTCCTGCTGGGCGCCAATGAGACCGATGCCCGTGTCCAGATGCTGGGCATCATTAACTTCGAGAAGAAGCTGGCGAACATCACCATACCGCTGGAGGACCGTCGCAACGAGGAGGCCATGTACCATCCCATGAAGCTGCGCAAGCTGGCCAAGCTGGCGCCCTTCCTCAACTGGACGGATCACTTTGACAATGCGCTGCAGATGGTCAATCGACGCGTCACCGACGACGAGGTGGTCGTTGTCTATGCGCCCGAATTCCTCAAGAATCTCTCCGATATAATCATGAAAATGCAGCAGACCGATGAGGGAAAGAT CACTTTGAACAACTATCTGATCTGGCAGGCGGTGCGCACACTGACCAGCTGCCTCTCGAAGCCCTTCCGGGATGCCTACAAGGGTGTGCGCAAGGCTCTGATGGGCTCCGATGGCGGGGAGGAGATCTGGCGCTACTGCGTCTCGGACACCAACAATGTTGTGGGCTTTGCTGTGGGCGCGATATTCGTGCGTCAGGCATTTCATGGGGAGTCCAAGCCGGCGGCGGAGCAGATGATTGTCGAGATCCGGGAGGCCTTCAAGCACAATATGCAGAATCTCACGTGGGTGGACAAGCAGACACGGGAGAAGGCCATCGAGAAGGCCGACCAGATCTCCGACATGATTGGCTTCCCCGACTACATCCTCGATCCGGCCGATCTGGACAAAAAGTACGCGGACCTGAGCATCACGGCGAATGCGTATTTCGAGAACAATCTGCAGGTGGCCATCTACAATCTGAGGAGTAACCTGAAGCGGCTCGATCAGCCGGTGAACAAGACCAACTGGGGCATGACACCGCAGACGGTGAACGCCTACTATACGCCCACCAAGAATCAGATTGTCTTTCCCGCCGGCATACTGCAGACGCCCTTCTTCGACATAAACAACCCGAAGAGCCTGAACTTCGGCGCCATGGGCGTGGTGATGGGCCACGAGCTGACGCACGCGTTCGACGATCAGGGCAGGGAGTACGACAAGTTTGGCAACATCAATCGCTGGTGGGATGCCAAGAGCATTGAGCGATTCACCGAGAAATCCGAGTGCATTGCACGCCAGTACAGCAGCTACAAGATGAACGGAAGGAATCTCAATGGCAAGCAGACGCTGG GTGAGAACATTGCCGATAATGGTGGCCTCAAGGCAGCCTACCACGCCTACCAGCACACCAAGAGCGAAAAGGAGGCGGACATCCTGAAGTTGCCCGGCCTCAATCTGACACATTCGCAGCTCTTTTTTGTGTCCTTTGCACAG GTGTGGTGCTCCAGCACCACAGAGGAAACGAATctgctgcaaatggaaaaggatCCGCATTCGCCGTCACAGTTCCGAGTCATTGGCACGCTGTCCAACATGAAGGAGTTCGCCGAGGTCTTTCAGTGTAAGCCGGGCAAGCGCATGAATCCCAGCAGCAAGTGCGAGGTGTGGTAA
- the LOC117903187 gene encoding neprilysin-3 isoform X2, producing MSAKMTRYKQTEFTEDDSSSIGGIQLNEGTGHTGMQIRYHTARATWNWRSRSKTEKWLLIATFAMTMTIFTLLIILFADSNGDKTKHILHVQPHKKDCPSGSELPCLNKHCIFASSEILKSIDVTVDPCDDFYGYACNQWIKNNPIPEGKSTWGTFGKLEQMNQLIIRNVLEKPAASFKSEAEKKAKVYYESCLDADEHMEKLGAKPMNDLLRQIGGWNVTSSGYNVSNWTMGNTLKILHNKYNFNCLFGWAIGEDDKNSSRHVIQIDQGGLTLPTADYYNNKTDNHRKVLNEYIEYMTKVCVLLGANETDARVQMLGIINFEKKLANITIPLEDRRNEEAMYHPMKLRKLAKLAPFLNWTDHFDNALQMVNRRVTDDEVVVVYAPEFLKNLSDIIMKMQQTDEGKITLNNYLIWQAVRTLTSCLSKPFRDAYKGVRKALMGSDGGEEIWRYCVSDTNNVVGFAVGAIFVRQAFHGESKPAAEQMIVEIREAFKHNMQNLTWVDKQTREKAIEKADQISDMIGFPDYILDPADLDKKYADLSITANAYFENNLQVAIYNLRSNLKRLDQPVNKTNWGMTPQTVNAYYTPTKNQIVFPAGILQTPFFDINNPKSLNFGAMGVVMGHELTHAFDDQGREYDKFGNINRWWDAKSIERFTEKSECIARQYSSYKMNGRNLNGKQTLGENIADNGGLKAAYHAYQHTKSEKEADILKLPGLNLTHSQLFFVSFAQVWCSSTTEETNLLQMEKDPHSPSQFRVIGTLSNMKEFAEVFQCKPGKRMNPSSKCEVW from the exons ATGAGCGCTAAG ATGACACGCTATAAACAGACAGAATTTACAGAAGATGATTCAAGTTCAATTGGCGGCATTCAACTGAACGAAGGCACAGGCCACACTGGCATGCAAATACGCTATCACACAGCGCGG GCCACTTGGAACTGGCGCTCAAGGAGCAAGACCGAAAAATGGCTGCTCATCGCCACATttgcgatgacgatgacaatcTTTACGCTGCTGATCATACTCTTTGCGGACAGCAACGGCGACAAGACGAAGCACATACTACACGTGCAGCCGCACAAGAAGG ATTGCCCATCGGGCAGCGAGCTGCCGTGCCTGAACAAGCACTGTATATTTGCCTCGAGCGAGATCCTCAAGTCAATCGATGTAACAGTCGATCCATGCGACGACTTCTACGGATATGCATG CAACCAATGGATCAAGAACAATCCAATTCCCGAGGGTAAATCCACATGGGGCACATTTGGCAAGCTGGAGCAAATGAATCAGCTGATCATACGCAATGTGCTGGAGAAGCCCGCAGCCAGCTTCAAGTCGGAGGCCGAGAAGAAGGCCAAAGTGTACTACGAGTCCTGCCTGGATGCCGACGAGCATATGGAGAAGCTCGGTGCCAAGCCCATGAACGATTTGCTGCGCCAGATCGGTGGCTGGAATGTGACCAGCAGCGGCTACAACGTCTCCAACTGGACCATGGGCAACACACTCAAAATATTGCACAACAA ATACAACTTTAATTGCCTGTTTGGCTGGGCGATCGGGGAGGATGACAAGAACTCGTCGCGCCACGTCATCCAAATCGATCAGGGAGGCCTGACCCTGCCCACGGCGGACTACTACAACAACAAGACGGACAACCATCGCAAAGTGCTCAACGAATACATCGAGTACATGACCAAGGTGTGCGTCCTGCTGGGCGCCAATGAGACCGATGCCCGTGTCCAGATGCTGGGCATCATTAACTTCGAGAAGAAGCTGGCGAACATCACCATACCGCTGGAGGACCGTCGCAACGAGGAGGCCATGTACCATCCCATGAAGCTGCGCAAGCTGGCCAAGCTGGCGCCCTTCCTCAACTGGACGGATCACTTTGACAATGCGCTGCAGATGGTCAATCGACGCGTCACCGACGACGAGGTGGTCGTTGTCTATGCGCCCGAATTCCTCAAGAATCTCTCCGATATAATCATGAAAATGCAGCAGACCGATGAGGGAAAGAT CACTTTGAACAACTATCTGATCTGGCAGGCGGTGCGCACACTGACCAGCTGCCTCTCGAAGCCCTTCCGGGATGCCTACAAGGGTGTGCGCAAGGCTCTGATGGGCTCCGATGGCGGGGAGGAGATCTGGCGCTACTGCGTCTCGGACACCAACAATGTTGTGGGCTTTGCTGTGGGCGCGATATTCGTGCGTCAGGCATTTCATGGGGAGTCCAAGCCGGCGGCGGAGCAGATGATTGTCGAGATCCGGGAGGCCTTCAAGCACAATATGCAGAATCTCACGTGGGTGGACAAGCAGACACGGGAGAAGGCCATCGAGAAGGCCGACCAGATCTCCGACATGATTGGCTTCCCCGACTACATCCTCGATCCGGCCGATCTGGACAAAAAGTACGCGGACCTGAGCATCACGGCGAATGCGTATTTCGAGAACAATCTGCAGGTGGCCATCTACAATCTGAGGAGTAACCTGAAGCGGCTCGATCAGCCGGTGAACAAGACCAACTGGGGCATGACACCGCAGACGGTGAACGCCTACTATACGCCCACCAAGAATCAGATTGTCTTTCCCGCCGGCATACTGCAGACGCCCTTCTTCGACATAAACAACCCGAAGAGCCTGAACTTCGGCGCCATGGGCGTGGTGATGGGCCACGAGCTGACGCACGCGTTCGACGATCAGGGCAGGGAGTACGACAAGTTTGGCAACATCAATCGCTGGTGGGATGCCAAGAGCATTGAGCGATTCACCGAGAAATCCGAGTGCATTGCACGCCAGTACAGCAGCTACAAGATGAACGGAAGGAATCTCAATGGCAAGCAGACGCTGG GTGAGAACATTGCCGATAATGGTGGCCTCAAGGCAGCCTACCACGCCTACCAGCACACCAAGAGCGAAAAGGAGGCGGACATCCTGAAGTTGCCCGGCCTCAATCTGACACATTCGCAGCTCTTTTTTGTGTCCTTTGCACAG GTGTGGTGCTCCAGCACCACAGAGGAAACGAATctgctgcaaatggaaaaggatCCGCATTCGCCGTCACAGTTCCGAGTCATTGGCACGCTGTCCAACATGAAGGAGTTCGCCGAGGTCTTTCAGTGTAAGCCGGGCAAGCGCATGAATCCCAGCAGCAAGTGCGAGGTGTGGTAA